One genomic region from Chelmon rostratus isolate fCheRos1 chromosome 11, fCheRos1.pri, whole genome shotgun sequence encodes:
- the ugp2b gene encoding UDP-glucose pyrophosphorylase 2b isoform X3, producing MSKMTEHGSLYFASEDQYRIQPYDKIAARGLPDNVADCLNKLVVVKLNGGLGTSMGCKGPKSLISVRNENTFLDLTVQQIEHLNKTYNTDVPLVLMNSFNTDEDTKKILQKYTHHRVKIHTFNQSRYPRINKESLLPVPTNLSTNGQNPEGWYPPGHGDIYASFYNSGLLDQLIAQGKEYIFVSNIDNLGATVDLHILHHLVSQPNGKRCEFIMEVTDKTRADVKGGTLIQYDGKLRLLEIAQVPKDHVDEFKSVSKFKIFNTNNLWISLAAIKRLQEQKAMDLEIIVNPKTLDGGLNVVQLETAVGAAIKCFDNALGINVPRSRFLPVKTTSDLLLVMSNLYSLNEGSLTMSPNREFQTTPHVKLGSVFTKVQEYLTRFESIPDMLELDHLTVSGDVTFGKNVSLKGTVIIIANHGDRIDIPAGSMLENKIVSGNLRIMDH from the exons ATGAGTAAAATGACAGAACATGGTTCTCTTTATTTTGCTAGTGAGGACCAGTACAGG atCCAGCCCTACGATAAGATCGCTGCTCGGGGCCTGCCGGACAACGTGGCCGACTGCCTGAACAAACTGGTGGTGGTGAAGCTGAACGGAGGCCTGGGCACCAGCATGGGATGTAAGGGCCCCAAGAGCCTGATCAGCGTCCGCAACGAGAACACCTTCCTGGACCTCACTGTGCAGCAGATTGAG CACCTGAACAAGACTTACAACACGGACGTGCCGCTGGTCCTCATGAACTCCTTCAACACAGACGAAGACACGAAGAAGATCCTGCAGAAGTACACGCACCACCGCGTCAAGATACACACCTTTAACCAGAGCAG ATACCCTCGCATCAACAAAGAGTCCCTCCTCCCCGTGCCCACAAACCTGAGCACGAATGGGCAAAACCCAGAAGGCTGGTACCCCCCGGGCCACGGCGACATTTACGCCAGCTTCTACAACTCGGGCCTGCTGGACCAGCTGATCGCGCAGGGCAAGGAGTACATCTTCGTGTCCAACATCGACAACCTGGGAGCCACCGTCGACCTCCACATCCTGCACCACCTGGTCAGCCAGCCCAACGGCAAGCGTTGTGAGTTCATCATGGAGGTGACGGATAAGACGCGAGCAGACGTCAAG GGTGGCACGCTGATCCAGTACGACGGAAAGCTGCGTCTGCTGGAGATCGCCCAGGTCCCCAAAGACCACGTAGACGAATTCAAATCAGTTTCAAAGTTCAAGATCTTCAACACCAACAACCTGTGGATCTCTCTGGCTGCCATCAagaggctgcaggagcagaagGCAATGGACTTGGAGATTATAGTCAACCCCAAG ACGCTCGACGGCGGCCTGAACGTCGTCCAGCTGGAGACGGCGGTCGGCGCCGCCATCAAATGCTTCGATAACGCCCTGGGCATCAACGTACCTCGCAGCCGCTTCCTGCCAGTCAAGACCACgtctgacctgctgctggtcATGTCCAACCTGTACAGCCTGAACGAGGGCTCGCTCACCATGAGCCCCAACAGAGAGTTCCAAACGACGCCACACGTCAAACTGGGGAGCGTCTTCACCAAG GTTCAGGAGTACCTGACCCGCTTCGAGAGCATCCCTGACATGCTGGAGCTCGACCACCTGACGGTGTCTGGAGACGTCACCTTCGGGAAGAACGTTTCTCTCAAG GGCACCGTCATCATTATCGCCAACCACGGAGATCGGATTGATATTCCAGCCGGCTCcatgctggaaaacaaaatcGTATCTGGCAACCTCCGCATCATGGACCACTAA